Proteins encoded within one genomic window of Phototrophicus methaneseepsis:
- a CDS encoding tyrosine-type recombinase/integrase yields the protein MATSYSPATKKNFGIFLRQTMTSYFSAMRPLTDFTHSDLVRFISYCENERGVSRASLRQYTAFLRAFFKWCNQSGYTEVDPAKSLMSPKVTQRPDPVRGIPTHHLRKMLDYTEQCNLRNYALLLFMSVTGCRVSAASKLEWSRLNLETYRAQVFEKGQRWVYYEFDSYTADVLAHWLQSRPAVDHDYVWTSERQPYGPIKPASIRQMLQKVCDHLKIPRYTPHQIRHSVGEMLASHYHSELAVASALNHQDLKSARHYMPRRLQETYQLRQEIVATIYPDRECGPTIEGRKTIVPYLRIVD from the coding sequence ATGGCGACGTCCTATAGCCCTGCCACGAAGAAAAATTTCGGTATTTTTCTACGACAAACCATGACGAGCTATTTCTCTGCTATGCGGCCTCTTACCGATTTCACACATAGTGATCTGGTCCGTTTTATCTCGTACTGTGAAAATGAACGGGGTGTCAGCCGTGCTTCGCTACGGCAATACACAGCGTTCTTGCGGGCCTTCTTCAAGTGGTGTAATCAATCTGGATATACAGAGGTTGATCCGGCTAAGAGCTTGATGTCGCCAAAAGTGACTCAGCGGCCAGACCCTGTACGCGGTATTCCGACACACCATTTGAGGAAGATGCTGGATTACACAGAACAGTGCAATTTGCGTAACTATGCTTTGCTGCTGTTTATGTCAGTGACTGGGTGTCGGGTGAGTGCTGCGAGCAAGCTGGAGTGGTCTAGATTGAATTTGGAAACCTATCGAGCACAAGTATTCGAGAAAGGGCAGCGGTGGGTCTACTACGAATTCGATAGCTATACGGCGGATGTCCTAGCGCATTGGTTGCAATCACGCCCGGCAGTGGACCATGATTATGTCTGGACAAGCGAGAGACAACCTTATGGGCCGATTAAGCCAGCTTCAATTCGCCAAATGCTGCAGAAAGTCTGCGACCATCTCAAAATCCCGCGCTACACGCCGCATCAAATTCGCCATAGTGTTGGCGAAATGTTGGCTAGTCACTATCATAGTGAATTAGCCGTCGCCAGCGCGCTGAATCATCAGGATTTGAAGAGTGCCCGTCATTATATGCCGCGCCGTCTTCAAGAGACCTATCAGCTACGTCAAGAAATCGTAGCGACGATCTATCCTGATCGGGAATGTGGTCCTACGATCGAGGGTCGTAAGACGATAGTCCCATATCTAAGGATTGTGGATTGA
- a CDS encoding ABC transporter permease: protein MTKVLRQTAWVLLPIVAALLVITLMLILLQAFTDLEAGPAEVLEAFWKSLSSQSTLSTRKIANVVEFWIPLVLVSMGLVVTFRAGLWNIGIEGQMVMGGLFASGVAFAQPSDNPLILIPLCLIAAMVGGAFWALVAGILKTSFGVNEIFGGVALNALANQITLQLIAGAWKPGASDKAQYSRDIPEAAMLPPIARDFDVSLLALLIAIAAVVLVVLALNGTRWGLNLKATGRNGRSALLLGVPVTASALGAMAICGALAGIGGAHRIIFTEGLVTGQFSGGIGFIGLLVVLLVGMRGGWVPLVALLFTIILNAGTQLQFIQLDSSLTGVLQGVLVLVVMLSTGIRDRLQQNMRKPKETQPAASTAASPLIEGAD, encoded by the coding sequence ATGACAAAGGTCCTCCGTCAGACAGCCTGGGTTCTGCTGCCGATTGTGGCGGCGCTCCTCGTCATCACATTGATGCTGATCCTGCTGCAGGCATTTACAGACCTGGAAGCTGGCCCCGCCGAAGTGCTGGAAGCCTTCTGGAAATCACTCAGCAGCCAGAGCACCCTGAGCACGCGCAAAATTGCCAATGTCGTTGAGTTCTGGATTCCGCTGGTGCTCGTCAGCATGGGGCTTGTCGTGACGTTCAGGGCTGGTTTATGGAATATCGGCATTGAGGGACAAATGGTCATGGGTGGCTTGTTCGCCTCCGGGGTTGCGTTTGCCCAACCCAGCGACAATCCGCTCATCCTCATCCCGCTGTGTCTGATTGCCGCTATGGTCGGTGGAGCCTTCTGGGCACTGGTCGCTGGCATCCTCAAGACGAGCTTCGGCGTGAATGAGATCTTCGGCGGGGTGGCACTGAACGCCCTCGCCAACCAGATCACATTGCAACTCATCGCCGGGGCATGGAAACCGGGCGCAAGCGATAAAGCCCAGTACAGCCGCGATATTCCTGAGGCTGCTATGCTGCCCCCGATTGCGCGCGATTTTGATGTGAGCCTACTGGCGCTCCTCATAGCGATTGCAGCCGTTGTGCTGGTGGTGCTGGCGCTGAATGGCACACGCTGGGGCCTGAACCTGAAGGCAACGGGCCGCAATGGACGGTCTGCGCTGCTGCTGGGCGTGCCTGTGACGGCATCTGCACTGGGGGCAATGGCTATCTGTGGGGCGCTGGCCGGGATCGGCGGGGCGCACCGTATTATCTTCACTGAGGGCCTGGTAACGGGCCAATTCAGCGGCGGGATTGGCTTTATCGGCCTGCTCGTCGTGCTGCTGGTCGGCATGCGGGGTGGTTGGGTGCCGCTGGTAGCCCTCCTCTTTACGATCATCCTCAATGCCGGGACACAATTACAGTTCATCCAACTCGATAGCTCCCTGACGGGCGTGCTGCAAGGCGTGTTGGTCCTGGTCGTCATGCTCTCGACGGGTATCCGAGACCGTTTGCAGCAAAATATGCGCAAACCAAAAGAAACACAGCCTGCTGCCTCAACTGCTGCCTCTCCGCTGATAGAAGGAGCCGACTAA
- a CDS encoding 3'-5' exonuclease gives MQQPETKIVFRKTITAGYPYYGDGTWTLQTTGLQWDEHGYPVAPDVEIIAPDSDLLSEIGEVIAEGKQVDAWVTLNNFYLAFQDEVQYMARHWAREIAVIQLAHAQPDLPSWNTGKIRFWLVEVTEAYRFIMSDFQLNRDGITEDDLVAVDRLLDDLRAEWRYQRTPQPSGEEVPFEADLWQREEQDDIDALEDDEPEEGSFEHAQQARAGAIAWAKKLLARDAGFVVIDLETTGLDRDAEIVQIGVLSSTGEALMNTLVKPTKPIPAAASKVHGITDDMVSDAPGFADIYMDLRKHIWGQTWVIFNAQFDAGVIDQVCKMHGLNRIDRLNEECAMLQYAAYRGEWNDYFGNWRWPKLAYAIQQFDIDLGDGNQHNALTDCRTTLALVKAIAAADQPTQEAASS, from the coding sequence ATGCAACAACCAGAAACCAAAATCGTGTTCCGCAAGACAATAACGGCAGGCTATCCCTACTACGGCGATGGCACCTGGACGCTTCAAACCACCGGGCTGCAATGGGATGAGCACGGCTACCCCGTCGCACCAGATGTCGAAATCATCGCCCCAGATAGTGATCTGCTGTCCGAAATTGGCGAAGTCATCGCCGAAGGCAAACAGGTCGACGCCTGGGTCACGCTGAATAATTTTTATCTCGCGTTCCAGGATGAGGTCCAGTACATGGCTCGACATTGGGCACGAGAAATTGCCGTGATCCAGCTCGCCCACGCTCAGCCGGACCTGCCATCCTGGAATACAGGCAAAATCCGCTTCTGGCTCGTGGAAGTCACAGAAGCCTATCGATTCATCATGTCAGACTTTCAGCTTAACCGAGACGGCATCACCGAAGATGACCTGGTCGCTGTCGATCGGCTGCTGGATGACCTGCGCGCTGAATGGCGTTACCAGCGCACGCCACAGCCAAGCGGTGAAGAGGTGCCCTTTGAGGCCGATCTCTGGCAGCGCGAAGAACAGGATGACATCGACGCTCTAGAAGACGACGAGCCAGAAGAAGGCAGCTTTGAGCACGCGCAACAAGCACGTGCAGGGGCCATCGCCTGGGCAAAAAAGTTGCTTGCCCGCGATGCCGGTTTCGTCGTCATCGACCTGGAAACAACTGGCTTAGATCGAGATGCTGAGATTGTGCAGATCGGCGTGCTGTCTTCCACTGGCGAAGCGCTCATGAACACACTTGTCAAGCCAACAAAGCCCATCCCCGCTGCGGCGAGTAAGGTTCATGGCATCACCGATGACATGGTTTCGGATGCCCCTGGTTTTGCCGACATTTACATGGATCTGAGAAAACATATCTGGGGCCAGACCTGGGTCATTTTCAATGCCCAGTTCGATGCTGGCGTCATTGATCAGGTCTGCAAAATGCATGGTTTAAATCGCATCGATCGCCTGAACGAAGAATGCGCCATGCTTCAGTACGCGGCTTATCGCGGTGAATGGAACGATTACTTCGGCAATTGGCGCTGGCCCAAACTGGCCTATGCCATTCAGCAGTTTGACATCGACCTGGGCGACGGCAACCAGCACAACGCGCTGACAGACTGCCGGACAACCTTGGCTCTCGTCAAAGCCATCGCCGCCGCCGATCAGCCAACCCAAGAAGCTGCCAGCAGCTAA
- a CDS encoding DnaA N-terminal domain-containing protein, with amino-acid sequence MTPQDAWTAAHHQLALQLDRASFETWLRDAAFIDCKEGIYRIEVPNDYARDVCQQRLYRNIRRILSDVSGEACELIFETKSKESTNQPDGEPIADDNPLSRFLQRLPQAPEPQSEPQSDNEGNEPDRKDNLADGWHYFARVPEAIIDTLDPQCGWLLVKIIRHIIRKTNTLIASYKDLETLSGISDSQIKREIPKLVAAGHLAVVPGRGRGNANTYHLAGRLAVAVCGAEVAAATAEQLALNSLPKPTQVPNKVAQTEPHSDDKVAQTEPHSDDKVAQTEPFSGAKVALPEPHNDKVAPTEPFSDDKVAQTEPFSGDKMALTGPPNQTSNKSPDINKNQTHAPAHEAANTQPPPAPAAVVNNFIQNQDEPDSKNDKPPRYPTLAMWVAKWGGPSASQVAALQEIDRRYDTDVIKDAFTATVNAYESGKTRYVDRLTYFQSALQRRHNKILILESASRRGNHAAVN; translated from the coding sequence ATGACACCGCAAGACGCCTGGACCGCAGCCCATCACCAACTGGCATTGCAATTGGATCGCGCCAGCTTTGAAACCTGGCTGCGAGACGCGGCATTCATCGACTGCAAAGAAGGCATTTATCGCATTGAAGTTCCCAACGATTATGCCCGCGATGTGTGCCAGCAGCGGCTCTACCGCAATATTCGACGCATCCTGAGCGACGTCTCCGGCGAAGCCTGCGAGCTGATCTTTGAGACTAAATCCAAAGAAAGCACCAATCAACCAGATGGCGAACCCATCGCGGACGACAACCCGTTGTCCAGGTTCCTGCAGCGCCTTCCACAGGCGCCGGAGCCACAGTCAGAACCACAGTCAGACAACGAAGGAAACGAGCCAGATCGAAAAGATAATCTGGCAGATGGCTGGCATTACTTTGCTCGCGTGCCGGAAGCCATCATTGACACACTTGATCCTCAGTGCGGATGGCTCCTGGTCAAGATCATTCGCCACATCATCCGTAAGACCAACACGCTGATCGCCAGTTATAAAGACCTCGAAACCTTATCAGGTATCAGTGACAGCCAGATTAAGCGAGAAATTCCCAAACTTGTCGCAGCTGGGCATCTCGCCGTTGTGCCAGGTCGTGGGCGAGGCAACGCCAACACTTACCACTTGGCAGGCAGGCTAGCGGTCGCAGTTTGCGGCGCTGAAGTTGCGGCTGCGACAGCGGAACAACTCGCACTCAACTCGCTGCCAAAACCCACGCAAGTTCCCAATAAAGTAGCTCAGACAGAACCACATTCGGACGATAAAGTAGCTCAGACAGAACCACATTCGGACGATAAAGTAGCTCAGACAGAACCATTTTCAGGCGCTAAAGTAGCTCTACCAGAGCCACATAATGATAAAGTGGCCCCCACAGAACCCTTTTCGGACGATAAAGTAGCTCAGACAGAACCATTTTCAGGGGATAAAATGGCCCTCACAGGCCCACCTAACCAGACGTCTAATAAATCACCAGATATAAATAAAAACCAGACGCATGCGCCCGCGCACGAGGCAGCCAACACACAACCCCCACCAGCACCCGCCGCTGTTGTGAATAATTTTATTCAAAATCAGGATGAGCCGGATTCAAAAAACGACAAACCGCCTCGCTACCCGACGCTCGCCATGTGGGTCGCCAAATGGGGTGGGCCATCAGCCTCCCAGGTTGCCGCCCTCCAGGAGATCGACCGCCGTTATGACACCGATGTCATCAAGGACGCATTCACCGCCACCGTCAACGCCTATGAGTCCGGCAAAACGCGCTACGTTGACCGCCTGACGTACTTTCAAAGCGCATTGCAGCGTCGCCATAACAAAATCCTCATCCTGGAAAGTGCATCACGACGCGGCAATCACGCCGCCGTCAATTGA
- a CDS encoding ABC transporter permease, producing the protein MDDQLINILRTLVLSATPLTIAAIGETITERAGVINLSLDGSLALAAMAGFAAALATGSPEAGILAAMIVGALVAAIIAIASIELRLDQVAIGFVLTLLAADLAEFLGVPIAGQRVNGVPYWPLPILSDIPIIGRIFFDHNALVYFSYLLVIGTWFWLFRTRAGLAHRAIGERPEAAYARGTRVNFQRYIYVIVGGALIGLAGASYSLSVRVGWTTPPSMLGDGWIALAIVIFGGWHPARVMAGAYLFAGLRAVAGAIQSTDIAIPVTILNGLPWLLMIATLLVVSSGGIERLLRILPTSMQHRLRSLLRSDPPRALGTRFDEA; encoded by the coding sequence ATGGATGATCAATTAATCAATATCTTGCGAACGCTGGTCCTGAGCGCCACGCCGCTGACAATCGCAGCCATTGGTGAGACGATCACCGAACGAGCGGGCGTGATTAACCTCTCGCTGGATGGCTCCCTGGCACTGGCAGCGATGGCTGGCTTCGCGGCGGCCTTGGCAACAGGCAGCCCGGAAGCAGGTATCCTGGCGGCGATGATTGTAGGGGCATTGGTGGCGGCGATTATCGCCATCGCCAGCATTGAACTGCGCCTTGATCAGGTGGCGATTGGCTTTGTGCTGACCCTGCTCGCAGCGGACCTGGCGGAGTTCCTCGGTGTGCCTATTGCGGGGCAGCGTGTCAATGGGGTCCCATACTGGCCGCTCCCTATCCTCAGCGATATTCCTATTATTGGCCGTATCTTCTTCGACCATAACGCGCTCGTTTACTTCAGCTATCTCCTGGTAATTGGCACATGGTTCTGGCTGTTCCGCACACGGGCGGGGCTGGCACATCGCGCCATTGGCGAACGCCCAGAAGCCGCTTATGCCCGTGGCACCCGCGTGAACTTCCAGCGTTATATTTACGTGATCGTAGGGGGCGCACTGATCGGGCTGGCGGGGGCATCTTATTCGCTCAGTGTGCGCGTCGGCTGGACGACACCACCGAGTATGCTCGGTGATGGCTGGATTGCACTGGCAATTGTGATCTTCGGCGGGTGGCACCCGGCCCGTGTGATGGCAGGGGCGTATCTGTTCGCCGGGTTGCGGGCTGTGGCGGGGGCTATTCAGAGCACCGATATTGCCATCCCCGTCACTATCCTGAACGGGCTGCCCTGGCTGCTGATGATTGCGACCCTGCTTGTCGTTAGCAGCGGCGGCATTGAGCGGCTCTTACGCATTCTGCCGACCTCAATGCAGCATCGGCTGCGCTCCCTCTTACGCAGCGACCCACCGCGCGCGCTCGGCACACGCTTCGACGAGGCGTAA
- a CDS encoding ParA family protein, with protein sequence MSLIEAVLNTIIIAVLGRKGGIGKTTIATNLAAALARQGFRVALIETDGQGDSTFSVGMSYANDFYSLIMDDAEWSDVLQPVPDAFAGDGLDLWILRAHDAQLNVERNPDTSIRIVERIEELKGFYDYVIIDAGPNLAETHIGLYYAASHIILPTLVESKSIQSVQRMFTYLDQARSASELPVAEVLGIQPNRFDARHRIQHRLLGYISGMYERQAPILEPIQNLAVWEYASTEQVSIYQMAGSHAGRARKQFQPLVAAAIALQNASAERVAV encoded by the coding sequence ATGTCACTCATAGAAGCTGTACTCAACACCATCATCATCGCCGTCCTCGGCAGAAAAGGCGGCATCGGCAAAACCACCATCGCCACCAACCTCGCCGCCGCGCTGGCCCGGCAGGGCTTCCGGGTCGCCCTCATCGAAACAGACGGTCAGGGCGACAGTACCTTCAGCGTCGGGATGTCCTACGCCAACGATTTTTACAGCCTCATTATGGATGATGCCGAATGGAGCGACGTCCTCCAGCCGGTCCCTGATGCCTTCGCCGGTGACGGCCTCGACCTGTGGATTCTGCGCGCCCACGATGCTCAGCTCAACGTCGAGCGTAACCCGGACACCAGCATCCGCATCGTCGAGCGCATCGAGGAGTTAAAAGGCTTCTACGATTACGTCATCATTGATGCTGGCCCCAACCTGGCAGAGACGCACATCGGCCTCTATTACGCCGCCAGCCACATCATCCTGCCCACACTCGTCGAGAGCAAGAGCATCCAGTCCGTGCAGCGCATGTTCACCTATCTGGATCAGGCCCGCAGCGCCAGCGAGCTGCCGGTGGCTGAGGTGCTTGGCATCCAACCTAACCGCTTCGATGCCCGGCATCGCATCCAGCATCGGCTGCTCGGCTACATCAGCGGCATGTACGAGCGGCAGGCCCCCATCCTGGAGCCGATTCAGAACCTCGCTGTCTGGGAATATGCCAGCACGGAACAGGTCTCTATCTACCAGATGGCTGGCTCACACGCCGGACGCGCTCGTAAGCAGTTCCAGCCGCTGGTTGCAGCCGCTATCGCCTTACAAAATGCTTCCGCAGAAAGGGTCGCCGTATGA
- a CDS encoding transglycosylase domain-containing protein — protein MSDRPLSSSDEQPENSGVWRAPSKASLWHEVGKPAEESAEWRVVTALPEEVPQEAEESGGWHLPRPEDTLYEEGQTIELRPIVDVGPQRPEDIIASLVEQREEPQPEEEEPPQRPEDMVSWPELMALRSMEGGAQRTTTSETEAVEDDLSAAEKVVITQAMEAVSPEDVAETEEGEEGPQGQSSSYIAEQIAKLQEDAAAVEEDAEAIGEQTAANMDFYQQQIAALQGQDQDIAEGYTPVPQGTEPVVSAPGSGIEQQQPSTPPLNPADVELAKRFRETQQAVINLRRQFDQGLITYDQLQQRVSTYAILDNDQVWWQYGADNRQWYRYDNASQQWVVDTPPVPLTLGAPATETGQLDPNDVLAGSLPYLPDSQQAEVSTGQLDPYGGSGTPVPNPNQPVYDSDYTMVGATFDRDEIPGAAPTIPNMNAVDADLNATVLSPSVQDELARDSFIERPYDERADIAPEYAGYDDSPTYKELEAERQSALMRTVLILGAIVAACGLVSLIGAGVGIMMWYNNMVDPYITSIDNLVAYEPEFFTARIMDANGELIAELNSGEGGARDQISLDQMSPFLVHAVVSTENRTFYEDPGFDIGRVISAFLNNLSAGEIVSGASTITQQVARNLVLQESDVSADRKVREILVAMEISRRYDKNFILELYLNEVFFGNQSYGVEAASQFYFDKPAADVNMAEAALLAGLISAPSANDPVINLEQAKRATRNSIRLMLEAGCLDFQHGQWAAEGVEFCIIPNQSTIDVDGSQQTLVRANSDGSYGGVLAVQLARLETRSYLPREATLRYPHFVNYVQAQIEAQFGSTDVMFQRGFTIYTTLNPRIQQVAEDALQRRVDQLVNNGVETGSVMVTDPQTGAIRAMVGSPDFNDESINGQFDNTRSWQQPGSAIKPFVYAAAISGVPNGYLTPASIVWDVPTEYPIQGGSPYIPTNFGNATPQGPMPLRFALQNSINIPAVRTLEFVGLSQFETFANNMQIQFYPDIPLSLATALGANEVRMIDMMKGYGIFANNGIYAPLYVIERITEEDNIEVPLPDRPEPQQVISPQVAYLMQNILSDDGSRQQQFGLNTNLTLVNAGIPATGYVGAKTGTSNEGRDLWTMGFTNNAVVGVWLGTVQDTSQTVGVTGFTAASPVWNEVMRSAIQGRAPRAFGNPGGVVQVTVCRETGTLAEGSTVCPTRITDIAIQGQLPPTSNNGLIQTLNIDSWTGLLANQWCSEYVVQRTYANTQDAAVINWINNTAVGQQYASLIGLPLPLNPPPTQSCQQGALPTVILNNPQDGQTAQETLTITGVASGPNFSHYQLFYAPTSDPTNFREITTQITQQFTSAGSELGTWDTRTVANGQYIIRLHAESTSGGFINVDHTINIQNTQPTPTPTVPVPTVPSFPTVPTLPPSGFTPIPFDPVNPTPTPTLAL, from the coding sequence ATGTCTGATCGTCCATTGAGCAGTTCTGATGAGCAACCGGAAAATAGCGGCGTCTGGCGCGCCCCCAGCAAGGCCAGTTTATGGCATGAGGTTGGGAAACCTGCCGAAGAATCCGCTGAATGGCGTGTCGTTACAGCCTTGCCGGAAGAAGTGCCCCAGGAAGCTGAAGAATCCGGCGGGTGGCATCTGCCTCGCCCGGAAGATACGCTCTATGAAGAGGGCCAGACGATCGAACTGCGCCCCATTGTGGATGTTGGCCCACAGCGGCCAGAAGATATCATCGCCAGCTTAGTGGAGCAGCGCGAAGAACCTCAGCCAGAAGAAGAAGAACCGCCCCAACGCCCAGAAGATATGGTGAGCTGGCCGGAATTAATGGCCCTGCGCTCTATGGAAGGCGGCGCTCAGCGGACGACCACAAGCGAAACAGAAGCTGTTGAAGATGATCTCTCAGCGGCTGAGAAGGTCGTTATTACTCAGGCGATGGAAGCCGTTTCGCCAGAGGATGTGGCAGAGACAGAAGAAGGCGAAGAAGGCCCCCAGGGTCAGAGTTCCAGCTATATAGCGGAACAGATCGCCAAATTACAGGAAGATGCGGCGGCTGTCGAAGAAGATGCCGAAGCAATTGGCGAGCAAACCGCCGCCAATATGGATTTTTATCAACAGCAGATTGCGGCCCTACAAGGCCAGGATCAGGATATTGCTGAGGGCTACACGCCTGTACCACAGGGTACAGAGCCTGTCGTAAGCGCACCCGGCAGTGGCATCGAACAGCAGCAGCCCTCCACACCACCACTCAATCCCGCCGATGTAGAGCTTGCCAAACGCTTCCGAGAGACGCAGCAAGCGGTGATTAACCTGCGCCGTCAGTTTGACCAGGGCCTCATTACATATGATCAGCTGCAGCAGCGCGTGAGCACGTATGCCATCCTCGATAATGACCAGGTATGGTGGCAGTATGGCGCGGATAACCGCCAGTGGTACCGCTATGACAACGCCAGCCAGCAGTGGGTGGTCGATACCCCACCCGTCCCGCTGACGCTCGGCGCGCCGGCGACTGAAACAGGCCAGCTTGATCCAAATGATGTGCTAGCCGGGTCATTACCTTACCTGCCGGATAGTCAGCAAGCAGAGGTCAGCACCGGGCAGCTCGATCCTTATGGCGGTAGTGGGACGCCTGTTCCTAATCCCAACCAGCCCGTCTATGACAGCGACTATACCATGGTGGGGGCGACGTTTGACCGGGATGAAATCCCCGGAGCTGCGCCGACTATCCCGAATATGAATGCTGTCGATGCCGATCTTAATGCGACAGTGTTGTCGCCATCTGTGCAAGATGAACTGGCGCGCGATTCGTTCATTGAGCGGCCTTATGATGAGCGAGCAGACATCGCGCCGGAATACGCGGGTTATGACGACAGCCCTACTTATAAGGAATTGGAGGCTGAGCGTCAGTCCGCGCTAATGCGTACAGTGCTCATTCTGGGTGCGATTGTGGCAGCTTGTGGCCTTGTTTCGCTCATCGGGGCCGGGGTTGGCATCATGATGTGGTACAACAACATGGTCGACCCATATATCACGAGCATTGATAATCTCGTCGCTTATGAGCCGGAGTTCTTCACGGCGCGCATCATGGATGCCAATGGTGAACTCATCGCGGAACTCAACAGCGGCGAAGGCGGCGCGCGAGACCAGATTTCGCTTGACCAGATGTCGCCGTTCTTGGTTCATGCTGTTGTGAGTACGGAAAACCGCACATTCTACGAAGACCCTGGCTTCGATATTGGCCGTGTGATCAGTGCATTCTTGAATAACCTCTCCGCTGGTGAGATCGTCAGCGGTGCCAGTACGATTACGCAGCAGGTGGCGCGCAACCTCGTGCTGCAAGAGAGCGATGTTTCAGCGGATCGTAAAGTTAGAGAAATTCTGGTCGCGATGGAGATTTCTCGTCGCTATGATAAGAATTTCATCCTGGAACTCTATCTGAACGAAGTCTTCTTCGGCAATCAGAGCTATGGTGTAGAAGCCGCCAGCCAGTTCTACTTTGATAAACCAGCTGCGGATGTCAATATGGCGGAAGCGGCTCTGTTGGCAGGGTTAATCAGCGCGCCTTCTGCCAATGATCCCGTCATCAACCTGGAACAGGCTAAGCGTGCCACGCGTAACAGCATCCGCTTGATGCTAGAAGCAGGCTGTCTGGACTTCCAACATGGGCAATGGGCAGCTGAAGGCGTTGAATTCTGCATTATCCCCAATCAGTCGACCATTGATGTGGATGGCAGCCAGCAAACCCTGGTCCGTGCCAATTCCGATGGCAGTTATGGGGGCGTGCTGGCTGTGCAGCTTGCCCGCCTTGAGACGCGCTCTTACCTCCCGCGTGAGGCCACACTGCGGTATCCGCATTTTGTGAATTACGTGCAGGCACAGATCGAAGCCCAATTTGGCAGTACCGATGTGATGTTCCAGCGTGGCTTTACGATCTATACCACCTTGAACCCGCGCATCCAGCAAGTGGCTGAGGATGCCTTACAGCGCCGCGTGGATCAATTGGTGAACAATGGCGTCGAGACAGGCTCAGTCATGGTGACGGACCCGCAAACGGGGGCTATCCGTGCCATGGTTGGCAGCCCGGATTTCAACGACGAGTCAATTAACGGCCAGTTCGATAATACGCGCAGTTGGCAGCAGCCCGGCAGCGCGATTAAGCCCTTTGTTTATGCCGCGGCGATTAGCGGCGTGCCCAATGGCTATCTGACGCCAGCCAGCATCGTCTGGGATGTGCCAACAGAATATCCTATTCAGGGCGGGTCGCCATATATCCCGACGAACTTCGGCAATGCGACCCCACAGGGGCCGATGCCGTTGCGTTTCGCGCTGCAAAACAGCATCAACATTCCGGCTGTACGCACGCTGGAATTCGTTGGTCTGAGCCAGTTCGAAACGTTCGCCAACAATATGCAAATTCAGTTCTACCCGGATATTCCGCTCTCGCTAGCTACAGCGTTGGGTGCCAATGAAGTCCGTATGATCGACATGATGAAGGGGTATGGCATCTTCGCCAACAACGGCATTTATGCACCGCTCTATGTCATCGAGCGCATTACGGAAGAAGATAACATTGAAGTCCCGCTGCCGGATCGCCCAGAGCCGCAGCAGGTTATCAGCCCGCAGGTGGCTTATTTGATGCAGAACATCCTCAGTGATGATGGCAGCCGTCAGCAGCAGTTTGGCCTCAACACGAACCTGACGCTGGTCAATGCAGGCATCCCGGCGACGGGTTATGTGGGTGCCAAGACGGGGACCAGTAATGAAGGCCGTGATTTGTGGACGATGGGCTTTACGAATAATGCAGTCGTCGGTGTCTGGTTGGGTACGGTACAGGATACCAGCCAGACAGTCGGTGTGACCGGCTTTACGGCAGCCTCACCTGTCTGGAATGAAGTTATGCGTTCTGCAATCCAGGGCCGCGCCCCGCGTGCCTTCGGTAACCCTGGTGGGGTTGTGCAGGTGACGGTCTGTCGTGAGACAGGCACCCTGGCCGAAGGATCGACAGTTTGCCCGACGCGCATCACCGATATCGCGATCCAGGGCCAACTGCCCCCAACATCGAATAATGGCCTAATCCAGACGCTGAATATCGACAGTTGGACGGGCTTGCTGGCGAACCAATGGTGCAGCGAATATGTGGTTCAGCGCACCTACGCCAATACGCAGGATGCCGCTGTAATTAACTGGATCAATAACACCGCTGTGGGCCAGCAGTACGCAAGCCTGATTGGCCTGCCGCTGCCTTTGAACCCACCGCCGACCCAATCGTGCCAGCAGGGTGCGCTGCCGACGGTCATCCTCAATAACCCGCAGGATGGCCAGACCGCGCAAGAGACCCTGACCATTACGGGTGTCGCCAGTGGGCCGAACTTCAGCCATTATCAGTTGTTCTATGCGCCGACCAGCGATCCGACCAACTTCCGCGAGATCACGACCCAGATTACGCAGCAGTTCACCAGCGCAGGCAGTGAGTTGGGCACATGGGATACGCGTACCGTTGCCAATGGGCAATATATCATTCGTCTCCATGCCGAAAGCACATCGGGTGGCTTCATCAACGTCGATCATACGATCAACATCCAGAATACGCAGCCGACGCCCACGCCGACAGTGCCAGTGCCGACGGTGCCATCCTTCCCAACGGTGCCAACACTACCACCGAGCGGCTTTACGCCGATTCCGTTCGATCCTGTGAACCCGACTCCGACGCCAACCCTGGCGCTATAG